In Rhodobacteraceae bacterium LMO-JJ12, a single window of DNA contains:
- a CDS encoding M10 family metallopeptidase C-terminal domain-containing protein produces the protein MDGAADEDWFRVSLQAGQSYVFSVWGRDGNLGVSDTILTLRDSSGLSIEDNDDISFSQGNYFSAIKFTATTAGTYYLVVDGYETDAGSYTVQAATSTYTLDQIADYMTRMDWGVSTPLAFSDTSLTVNLSGLTDDGRRLAQWALESWSITTGLSFTMSDDPLAQIVIDDEESGAFAGPEEYFPNTGEITRSAVNISSEWLENYGTTIDSYSFLTYLHEIGHALGLGHSGPYNGSVSDFDESALYNNDSSQLTVMSYFTAFDNPYVEGDDVATISPMAADIVAMQNLYGGAQVYHGDTVWGENSNIGGWMGDLSAILFDGMTGNANLYGGTANVGFTIHDTGGTDLIDLSSSIAAQNIDLRGEAVSDVNGVRGNIVISRGTVIENLKTGGGNDSITGNAADNRIAAGAGNDTVNGGAGTDTAVFSVARTTATVTQEGETLQVVSSEGSDLFTDMENFEFTDGTFTVDELLSGEDTPGGPIVGTDGNDILIGTDVDDGIYGGLGDDDLTGGAGNDTLAGSGGADTIDGGDGDDNIGGGTEDDVISGGLGNDTIGAGQGNDVAHGNAGNDGVYGGAGNDALFGDAGDDDIGGSFGNDTIDGGDGNDNIGGGTGRDEISGGAGNDSVGGGEGNDTIFGGDGDDFLAGGGRDDLIYGDAGNDTINGGAGDDVMYGGADADLFVFNNLNAGENDTISDFEDGQDRLRLSGVEGVGLAGRLSALNITDSTQGDEEAALINYNGHSILVLNVAVADLGLEDFIFV, from the coding sequence TTGGACGGAGCAGCGGATGAAGACTGGTTTCGTGTCTCGCTGCAAGCCGGGCAGAGCTATGTTTTCTCTGTCTGGGGCAGGGATGGAAACCTTGGGGTTTCCGATACGATCCTGACATTGCGCGATTCATCGGGGCTGAGCATCGAGGACAATGATGACATCTCTTTCAGTCAGGGAAATTACTTTTCCGCCATAAAATTCACCGCCACGACCGCCGGAACCTATTATCTGGTGGTGGACGGTTACGAGACTGATGCGGGCAGCTATACCGTGCAGGCGGCGACGAGCACTTACACGCTGGACCAGATCGCCGATTACATGACCAGGATGGACTGGGGCGTTAGCACACCTCTGGCCTTTTCCGACACCTCCCTCACCGTCAATCTGAGCGGGTTGACGGACGACGGGCGCCGATTGGCGCAGTGGGCTCTGGAATCCTGGTCGATCACCACCGGGCTCAGCTTTACTATGAGCGACGACCCCTTGGCGCAGATCGTAATTGATGACGAAGAGAGCGGTGCGTTCGCCGGACCCGAAGAGTATTTCCCGAATACCGGCGAAATTACCCGCTCCGCTGTCAATATCAGCAGCGAGTGGTTGGAGAACTACGGCACCACGATCGACAGCTATTCTTTCCTGACCTATCTGCATGAAATCGGCCACGCGCTGGGCCTGGGTCATTCCGGACCCTATAACGGGTCGGTCTCGGATTTTGATGAATCTGCGCTCTACAATAATGACAGCTCGCAACTGACGGTGATGTCTTACTTCACGGCGTTCGATAATCCGTATGTCGAGGGCGATGACGTCGCCACAATCAGCCCGATGGCCGCCGATATCGTGGCGATGCAGAACCTGTACGGGGGTGCCCAAGTCTATCATGGCGATACCGTCTGGGGCGAGAATTCCAATATCGGGGGATGGATGGGGGATCTGTCTGCCATTCTGTTTGATGGCATGACCGGCAATGCAAACCTTTATGGCGGAACGGCCAATGTCGGCTTTACGATCCACGACACCGGCGGCACGGATCTGATCGATCTGTCTTCCTCTATCGCGGCACAGAATATCGACCTGCGGGGCGAAGCTGTCTCTGACGTCAATGGTGTGCGGGGCAATATCGTGATCTCGCGCGGAACGGTGATCGAAAACCTGAAAACCGGTGGCGGCAATGACTCGATCACCGGCAATGCCGCCGACAATCGCATCGCGGCGGGGGCAGGCAACGACACGGTGAACGGGGGCGCAGGCACCGATACGGCGGTTTTCTCGGTCGCGCGGACAACCGCAACCGTGACCCAGGAGGGGGAGACCCTGCAGGTCGTATCATCGGAAGGCAGCGATCTTTTCACCGACATGGAAAATTTCGAGTTCACTGACGGCACCTTCACCGTTGATGAACTTCTGAGTGGCGAAGACACTCCGGGTGGCCCGATTGTCGGCACCGATGGCAACGACATCCTGATCGGCACCGATGTTGACGACGGTATTTACGGTGGCTTGGGCGACGACGATCTGACGGGCGGTGCAGGCAATGATACGCTGGCCGGATCGGGCGGAGCAGACACGATTGATGGTGGTGACGGCGATGACAATATCGGCGGCGGCACCGAGGATGATGTCATCAGCGGCGGTCTTGGCAACGATACAATCGGCGCGGGGCAGGGCAATGATGTGGCCCATGGCAATGCGGGAAATGACGGCGTTTACGGTGGCGCGGGCAATGATGCGCTCTTTGGTGATGCGGGCGATGACGACATCGGAGGCTCGTTTGGCAACGACACGATTGATGGTGGCGATGGTAATGACAACATCGGCGGTGGCACCGGTCGCGACGAGATCAGCGGCGGGGCGGGCAATGACTCGGTCGGGGGTGGCGAAGGGAACGACACCATCTTCGGCGGCGACGGCGATGATTTTCTGGCCGGTGGCGGGCGCGATGATCTGATCTATGGCGACGCCGGAAATGACACCATCAATGGCGGTGCCGGTGACGATGTCATGTATGGTGGAGCGGATGCCGACCTGTTTGTGTTCAACAACCTGAATGCCGGGGAAAATGACACGATTTCCGACTTCGAGGATGGCCAGGACAGGCTGCGCCTGAGCGGGGTTGAAGGCGTTGGTCTGGCGGGCCGACTGAGCGCGCTGAACATAACGGACAGCACCCAGGGAGACGAAGAAGCGGCGTTGATCAACTACAACGGCCACTCGATTTTGGTGCTCAACGTCGCCGTTGCTGATCTGGGGCTTGAGGATTTCATCTTCGTCTAA
- a CDS encoding choice-of-anchor L domain-containing protein → MSLTSVNLTTLADELLLPDGTSFSLTGDPTMAALSNSSLAGFSSTAANSFLILSSGIAGNTTDANSAGNQGTDMGDSGVDGDSITLAFTVTAPENADSFSFSFSFLSEEYPEYVGSSYNDFFSATVNGTEVALDLNANPISVNNDFFSDTLSPVGTFYDGQTPPLVVATDVNGGDTITVQFQVADAGDGIYDSAAFIGDFSFNQDQVVFVDFNYGAVKWPAMYDILLGLFTVETEVEFNLPGSGVTATDQAGIIASLNTIYDDYNVEFTSTMPTSGDYSTVHVGGEVADVPAWLNVPANLYGLATSIDYGNQDQNDDAFVLSDEIREGLTWDADELALLTQVIAHESGHIFGLRHVNENTALMYPFAGAGTAISDGAPFGEINQDTHIVENIGGDQNSQQELARNLGLDGAQILVSQESVFDQFLNFFNFSMASTSGGGGAATVYNALAVIFTDSGEEEGLTILSLVDLGTISDGGDASFVLPALSDDQVVILGSSTEDGALDVVLSDGGLTNIDFDSLGLMGTLAALGVAVEALDSTSLSFSEVDDDGGLTQFASVAAAVLDVSDTPATEGADSITGDASDDTIVGLGGDDTLSGEEGNDNLLGGTGDDVLQGADGDDALNGGDGDDFLGGGAGNDVLLGGTGADNIAASTGNDSVDGGSGNDSIGGGEGNDTLSGGSGNDVIGSGVGNDIANGGVGNDGVFGGAGDDTLSGGAGDDNMGGSFGADNLDGGTGNDDMGGGTGTDTILGGDGNDTVGGGEGDDVIDGGTGDDFLAGGGRHDMIDGGSGDDRINAGNGDDTITGGDGADVFIFNGFNAGDADVITDWTNGEDTFRMSGITGAPGSGLAGKLAALNATNVADGVQLSYEGHTILLEGASAADLGLEDFTFV, encoded by the coding sequence ATGTCACTAACTTCTGTAAATTTAACAACACTCGCAGACGAACTTCTCCTGCCGGACGGCACCAGTTTTTCTCTGACGGGCGATCCCACCATGGCGGCGTTATCAAACAGTTCGCTTGCGGGTTTTTCATCCACGGCGGCGAATTCCTTTTTGATCCTGTCCAGCGGTATTGCGGGGAATACCACCGACGCCAATAGCGCCGGCAATCAGGGCACTGATATGGGCGACAGTGGCGTGGATGGGGATTCCATTACCCTGGCCTTTACCGTCACGGCGCCGGAAAACGCAGACAGCTTTTCGTTTTCGTTTTCTTTTCTGTCCGAGGAATATCCCGAATATGTCGGTTCGTCTTATAACGATTTCTTCTCGGCCACGGTAAACGGCACCGAAGTCGCGCTGGATTTGAACGCCAACCCGATTTCGGTAAACAACGATTTCTTCTCTGATACACTGTCGCCGGTGGGCACGTTCTATGACGGGCAGACGCCGCCGCTGGTGGTGGCCACTGATGTGAATGGCGGGGACACCATCACTGTCCAGTTTCAGGTCGCGGATGCCGGTGATGGCATCTATGACAGCGCGGCCTTTATCGGCGATTTCTCGTTCAATCAGGACCAGGTCGTGTTTGTTGATTTCAACTACGGCGCGGTGAAATGGCCGGCGATGTATGATATTCTGCTCGGCCTGTTTACGGTGGAAACCGAGGTTGAATTCAACCTGCCGGGCTCGGGTGTGACGGCTACGGATCAGGCCGGAATCATAGCCTCGCTGAACACGATCTACGATGATTACAACGTCGAATTTACCTCGACCATGCCGACCTCGGGCGATTATTCGACGGTACACGTGGGTGGCGAGGTTGCCGATGTACCCGCCTGGCTTAATGTGCCTGCGAACCTTTACGGATTGGCAACCAGCATTGATTACGGCAACCAGGACCAGAACGATGATGCATTCGTGCTCTCGGATGAGATCCGCGAAGGTCTGACCTGGGACGCCGACGAGCTGGCCCTGTTGACCCAGGTGATCGCGCATGAATCCGGGCATATTTTCGGCCTGCGTCATGTCAACGAGAATACGGCGCTGATGTATCCTTTTGCCGGGGCAGGAACCGCGATCAGCGATGGTGCGCCGTTTGGTGAGATCAATCAGGATACGCATATTGTCGAAAACATTGGCGGCGACCAGAACTCGCAGCAAGAGTTGGCGCGCAACCTTGGGCTGGATGGGGCACAGATCCTGGTCAGCCAGGAAAGCGTATTCGATCAGTTCCTGAACTTCTTCAATTTCTCCATGGCGTCTACCAGCGGTGGCGGCGGTGCTGCGACCGTGTACAACGCGCTGGCGGTGATCTTTACCGATAGCGGCGAAGAAGAGGGGCTGACGATCCTGTCCTTGGTCGATCTGGGCACGATCTCGGATGGCGGGGATGCCAGCTTTGTGCTGCCCGCGCTGAGCGACGATCAGGTGGTGATCCTGGGCAGTTCGACCGAAGACGGCGCTCTGGATGTGGTGTTGTCTGATGGTGGTCTCACCAATATCGATTTCGACAGCCTGGGCCTGATGGGGACATTGGCGGCGCTTGGTGTCGCGGTGGAAGCTCTTGACAGCACAAGCCTTTCCTTCAGCGAAGTGGACGATGACGGCGGCTTGACCCAGTTCGCATCGGTCGCGGCAGCCGTGCTGGATGTATCCGACACGCCCGCCACGGAAGGCGCGGATTCGATCACCGGAGATGCTAGCGACGACACGATTGTCGGGCTGGGCGGCGATGACACCCTTTCCGGCGAAGAAGGCAATGACAACCTGCTGGGCGGCACGGGCGATGACGTGCTGCAAGGCGCGGACGGTGACGATGCGCTGAACGGCGGTGATGGCGATGATTTCCTGGGGGGTGGTGCCGGCAACGATGTGCTCCTGGGCGGCACCGGTGCCGACAATATCGCGGCCTCGACCGGTAATGACAGCGTAGATGGCGGCAGCGGTAACGACAGCATCGGTGGCGGCGAAGGCAATGATACCCTTTCTGGCGGCAGCGGCAACGATGTGATTGGTTCGGGCGTTGGCAATGACATTGCCAATGGTGGCGTTGGCAATGATGGCGTCTTTGGCGGCGCCGGGGACGATACCCTGTCTGGCGGGGCCGGCGACGACAACATGGGCGGCTCTTTCGGGGCCGATAATCTGGACGGTGGCACCGGCAATGACGACATGGGCGGCGGCACCGGTACCGACACCATTTTGGGCGGTGATGGCAACGATACGGTCGGCGGCGGTGAAGGCGACGATGTGATCGACGGCGGCACCGGCGATGACTTCCTGGCCGGTGGGGGCCGCCATGATATGATTGACGGCGGCAGTGGTGATGACAGGATCAACGCGGGCAACGGCGATGACACCATCACCGGCGGCGACGGTGCGGATGTATTCATCTTCAACGGCTTCAATGCAGGCGATGCCGATGTGATCACTGACTGGACCAATGGCGAAGATACCTTCCGTATGAGCGGGATCACGGGCGCGCCGGGCAGTGGTCTTGCAGGCAAGCTTGCCGCGCTCAATGCCACGAACGTGGCGGACGGTGTGCAATTGTCCTACGAGGGCCATACGATCTTGCTGGAAGGCGCCAGCGCGGCCGATCTGGGGCTGGAAGATTTCACCTTCGTCTAG